From the genome of Pelobates fuscus isolate aPelFus1 chromosome 6, aPelFus1.pri, whole genome shotgun sequence, one region includes:
- the LOC134615300 gene encoding tachylectin-2-like produces MGAMPSDPNLDWFSTAKRVGKTDWDGFKFMFFDPNGLLYASTKKGEFYKGPAPSNENVSWLYGQATKIGTNSWNEFDALFFDPKGILYAVTSDDKLVMRSPPTKPDDNWLNSSKTIGKGGWRILTHFMAFTLESDLWCVDSKNGNIYKGPTPTVADTNYIEKAQKLGWGYNVYPLLSFTIDKTIQSIVSFEFLPDSGKILSQGTEVVQTQIYNNKSSTPLKHTFSFSKTITESSTFSQEHGFTVAVGAEMSFKAGVPFIGETETKISINVSTTHTWNFTTTNTTQTTFSSSSDVVVPGGHSIRMVASVTKGEMDVPFRAKIRTLFGYETTIQGMWKGVTHYNLMVTQEDYKP; encoded by the exons ATGGGAGCTATGCCTTCAGATCCAAACCTGGACTGGTTCTCTACTGCCAAGAGAGTGGGCAAAACTGACTGGGATGGGTTTAAATTCATGTTCTTTGATCCAAATGGCCTTCTGTATGCATCTACCAAGAAAGGGGAGTTCTACAAGGGTCCAGCACCAAGCAATGAAAATGTGTCCTGGCTTTATGGCCAAGCCACCAAAATAGGAACCAACAGCTGGAATGAATTTGATGCCCTTTTCTTTGACCCTAAAGGCATCCTGTATGCAGTGACAAGTGACGACAAGCTTGTGATGAGAAGCCCCCCAACCAAACCAGACGATAACTGGCTTAATTCCAGCAAAACCATTGGAAAAGGAGGCTGGCGCATCCTGACCCATTTCATGGCTTTCACCCTAGAGTCAGACCTGTGGTGTGTGGATTCAAAGAATGGCAACATCTATAAAGGACCAACCCCGACCGTTGCTGATACCAACTATATTGAAAAGGCACAGAAACTGGGCTGGGGTTACAATGTCTACCCCCTCCTTTCCTTCACCATTGATAAAACCATCCAGAGTATTGTGAGCTTTGAATTCCTTCCAGATTCAGGGAAAATCCTATCCCAAGGCACAGAGGTGGTTCAGACCCAGATCTATAACAACAAGAGCAGCACTCCATTAAAGCACACCTTCTC CTTCTCAAAAACCATAACTGAGAGCAGTACCTTCAGCCAGGAACATGGATTCACAGTAGCAGTTGGAGCTGAGATGTCCTTTAAAGCTGGAGTCCCATTCATAGGGGAAACAGAGACCAAGATTTCCATCAATGTGAGCACAACTCATACCTGGAATTTCACCACAACCAACACTACACAG ACTACCTTCTCATCTAGCTCTGATGTGGTGGTACCAGGTGGACATTCAATACGTATGGTGGCATCTGTGACCAAGGGAGAAATGGATGTGCCGTTCCGTGCCAAGATCCGCACCTTGTTTGGCTATGAGACCACCATCCAGGGAATGTGGAAAGGGGTCACTCACTATAACCTGATGGTCACCCAGGAAGACTACAAACCATGA